A region from the Rubrivirga sp. SAORIC476 genome encodes:
- a CDS encoding YgcG family protein, whose translation MRGAFLVGFLLFAPTAHALDVPRLAGRVVDLGEVLDDATEAALTARLAAHEDSTSNQIVVLTIPSLDGEVLEAYATRVFRAWGLGQADRDNGVLLLVAVADRELRIEVGYGLEGALTDATAGSIIRNEIVPRFRDGDFDGGVLAGVDAILRAVDGEYEAAADGGAESVSIAFVFGFMILVGGVLPMLRAGDAGTAGDAKAAAMGMLTGTVLGFLTWRLTGWWLAAILVPVAFAFLLIGLNRWLEAHPTWGPRRRHIRKKHQAFARARRRGASTVVVDGRSYTVPTASSSSGGGFSGGGGSSGGGGASGSW comes from the coding sequence ATGCGGGGCGCCTTCCTCGTTGGCTTCTTGCTGTTCGCGCCGACTGCGCACGCGCTGGATGTGCCTCGGCTGGCCGGACGCGTCGTCGATCTCGGCGAAGTCCTCGACGACGCCACCGAGGCGGCCCTGACGGCGAGGCTGGCCGCCCACGAGGATTCGACATCCAATCAGATCGTCGTGCTCACGATCCCGTCGCTCGACGGGGAAGTGCTGGAAGCGTACGCGACGCGGGTCTTCCGCGCCTGGGGCCTCGGTCAGGCGGACCGGGACAACGGCGTGCTGTTGCTGGTCGCCGTGGCCGACCGTGAGCTGCGCATCGAGGTCGGCTACGGGCTGGAAGGGGCGCTGACGGATGCCACCGCGGGGTCCATCATCCGCAACGAGATCGTGCCCCGGTTCCGCGATGGTGACTTCGACGGCGGCGTGCTGGCGGGCGTGGACGCAATCCTGCGAGCTGTGGACGGCGAGTACGAGGCGGCAGCCGACGGGGGGGCGGAGAGCGTGTCGATCGCGTTCGTCTTCGGGTTCATGATCCTGGTCGGTGGCGTGCTCCCCATGCTTCGCGCGGGGGACGCCGGGACGGCCGGCGACGCCAAGGCAGCTGCCATGGGGATGCTCACGGGCACCGTCCTCGGCTTCCTGACGTGGCGCCTGACGGGCTGGTGGCTCGCGGCGATCCTCGTCCCGGTGGCCTTCGCGTTCCTGCTGATCGGCCTCAACCGGTGGCTGGAAGCCCACCCGACCTGGGGACCCAGGCGGCGTCACATCCGCAAGAAGCATCAGGCCTTTGCCAGGGCTCGTCGCCGGGGCGCATCCACTGTCGTCGTCGATGGCCGGTCCTATACCGTGCCCACGGCATCGTCGAGCAGCGGTGGCGGGTTCAGCGGCGGGGGCGGCTCGTCCGGTGGAGGCGGGGCCTCGGGCAGCTGGTAG
- a CDS encoding glycogen/starch synthase, whose amino-acid sequence MRVLFVAGEVAPFSETTPTSQVLRTLPEALQEHKEVEPRILMPRYGVVSERRNRLHEVIRLSGAEIEAGSAKDTLKVKVASIPGIRLQVYFMDSVHFFKRKGLHADRRTGADFADNPARALFFARAAFSTVENLGWRPDVVHAAGWISAFVPHVLHMELGENELFAGVRTVFTPDGPDGYVHEVTEAEVQELGLPADMAGQTMRQIGLSTANAAAYATPDAPADGEPDGPQLGDDPEALADIAAELYASLDPALAA is encoded by the coding sequence ATGCGAGTACTGTTCGTCGCCGGCGAGGTCGCCCCGTTCTCCGAAACCACCCCGACCTCCCAGGTCCTCCGCACCCTCCCCGAGGCGTTGCAGGAACACAAAGAGGTCGAGCCGCGCATTCTGATGCCGCGGTACGGCGTCGTATCTGAGCGCCGGAACCGCCTCCACGAGGTGATCCGCCTGTCGGGCGCCGAGATCGAGGCCGGGTCCGCGAAGGACACGCTCAAGGTCAAGGTGGCCTCGATTCCGGGCATCCGGCTCCAGGTCTACTTCATGGACTCGGTCCACTTCTTCAAGCGGAAGGGGCTCCATGCGGACCGCCGCACGGGCGCCGACTTCGCGGACAACCCGGCGCGCGCGCTCTTCTTCGCCCGCGCCGCCTTCTCGACGGTCGAGAACCTGGGCTGGCGTCCCGACGTGGTCCACGCCGCGGGCTGGATCAGTGCCTTCGTGCCGCACGTGCTCCACATGGAGCTCGGCGAGAACGAGCTGTTCGCTGGCGTCCGCACGGTGTTTACGCCCGACGGGCCGGACGGCTACGTCCACGAGGTCACCGAGGCGGAGGTGCAGGAACTGGGCCTCCCAGCCGACATGGCCGGGCAGACGATGCGCCAGATCGGGCTCTCTACCGCCAACGCGGCGGCCTACGCGACGCCCGACGCGCCCGCAGACGGCGAGCCGGACGGGCCCCAGCTCGGTGACGACCCCGAGGCTCTCGCCGACATCGCGGCCGAGCTGTACGCCAGCCTCGACCCGGCACTGGCGGCCTGA
- a CDS encoding iron-sulfur cluster assembly protein has protein sequence MTRDILHDGREADDFSDLETGMVQVMRTIYDPEIPVPIWDLGLIYGWTIEDGDEGKDVTIKMTLTAPNCPAAETLPAEVEQGVNALEGVARASIDLVFVPSYSMEMLSEEARMTLGFM, from the coding sequence ATGACGCGCGACATCCTCCACGACGGCCGCGAGGCGGACGACTTCTCCGATCTGGAGACGGGCATGGTCCAGGTCATGCGGACGATCTATGACCCGGAGATCCCGGTCCCGATCTGGGACCTCGGCCTGATCTACGGGTGGACCATCGAGGACGGCGACGAGGGCAAAGACGTGACGATCAAGATGACGCTGACGGCGCCCAACTGTCCGGCCGCCGAGACGCTGCCCGCCGAAGTCGAGCAGGGCGTCAACGCGCTGGAGGGCGTCGCCCGCGCCTCCATCGACCTCGTCTTCGTGCCGTCCTACTCGATGGAGATGCTGAGCGAGGAGGCCCGCATGACGCTGGGCTTCATGTGA
- a CDS encoding HU family DNA-binding protein: protein MTKAQIVDLIAHATGLTKLETEAVVDGFMHTVLDAVAEGDRVELRGFGTFRSVERAPRTARNPRTDQPVPVPRRMVPVFKPAQEFRRRVEEEGADRIVGSTEG from the coding sequence GTGACCAAAGCTCAGATCGTCGACCTGATCGCTCACGCGACCGGGCTGACCAAGCTCGAAACCGAGGCCGTCGTGGACGGCTTCATGCACACGGTCCTCGATGCCGTCGCCGAGGGGGACCGGGTCGAGTTGCGAGGCTTCGGCACGTTCCGTTCCGTCGAGCGCGCACCGCGCACCGCCCGCAACCCCCGCACGGACCAGCCGGTCCCGGTGCCGCGCCGCATGGTCCCCGTGTTCAAGCCGGCCCAGGAGTTCCGGCGGCGCGTGGAGGAAGAAGGGGCGGACCGCATCGTAGGCTCGACCGAGGGATAG
- a CDS encoding iron-sulfur cluster assembly accessory protein, producing MTQTAPFAITERARQRLAAVAVSEHIDLETTFLRVAVVPGGCSGLTYDLGWDTVAGPVDETVEVDGLRLVLDPRSLVTVEGTTLDFTDGLEGKGFHFDNPQAVRTCACGESFSL from the coding sequence ATGACCCAGACCGCCCCGTTTGCGATTACCGAACGTGCCCGCCAGCGGCTGGCCGCCGTCGCCGTGAGTGAACACATCGATCTGGAAACCACCTTCCTTCGGGTAGCCGTTGTCCCCGGCGGGTGCTCGGGCCTGACCTACGACCTCGGTTGGGACACTGTCGCTGGCCCTGTCGACGAAACCGTCGAGGTGGATGGGCTGCGGCTCGTGCTCGACCCGCGGAGCCTCGTCACCGTCGAGGGCACCACGCTCGACTTCACGGACGGCCTGGAGGGCAAGGGCTTCCACTTCGACAACCCGCAGGCGGTGCGGACGTGCGCCTGCGGGGAATCCTTCAGCCTCTGA
- the sufB gene encoding Fe-S cluster assembly protein SufB, producing the protein MATYTEHDFFEDVAEQGYKYGFVTDVTSEKAPKGLSEDTVRYISAQKEEPEWLLEYRLKALRHFFKLLEEGKSPDWAHLQVPEIDYQDAYYFSAPGSKVKYDSIDDVPEEILADFEKLGIPLREQAALAGVAVDAVMDSVSVATTFKAELAKVGVIFCSFSEAVQNHPELVRANMGKVVPYTDNLYAALNSAVFSDGSFCYIPKGVRCPMELSTYFRINEANTGQFERTLIVCEDGGYVSYMEGCTAPMREEYQLHAAIVEIVAHDDAEVKYSTVQNWYPGSAEGKGGVYNFVTKRALCSGRNSKVTWTQLETGSAITWKYPSCILKGDGSVGEFYSVAFTKDFQQADTGTKMIHLGKNTRSTIISKGISAGQSNNSYRGLVRVNKNATGARNFSQCDSLLIGDQCGAHTFPYIEIHNDTAQVEHEATTSKVGEDQMFYCQARGISEQDALNLIVNGYAKEILAKLPMEFAVEAQKLLSVQLEGSVG; encoded by the coding sequence ATGGCCACGTACACAGAACACGATTTCTTCGAGGACGTCGCCGAGCAGGGCTACAAGTACGGCTTCGTCACGGACGTCACCAGCGAGAAGGCACCCAAGGGGCTCTCCGAGGACACGGTGCGTTACATCTCGGCGCAGAAGGAGGAGCCCGAGTGGCTCCTCGAGTACCGGCTCAAGGCCCTCCGGCACTTTTTCAAGCTCTTGGAAGAGGGCAAGTCGCCCGACTGGGCACACCTGCAGGTCCCCGAGATCGACTACCAGGACGCGTACTACTTCTCCGCGCCCGGCTCGAAGGTGAAGTACGATTCCATCGACGACGTGCCGGAGGAGATCCTGGCCGACTTCGAGAAACTGGGCATCCCGCTCCGTGAGCAGGCCGCGCTCGCCGGCGTCGCCGTGGACGCCGTGATGGACTCGGTGTCCGTCGCGACGACGTTCAAGGCGGAGCTCGCTAAGGTCGGCGTCATCTTCTGTTCCTTCTCGGAGGCCGTCCAGAACCATCCCGAGTTGGTCCGCGCCAACATGGGCAAGGTGGTGCCCTACACGGACAACCTCTACGCAGCCCTCAACTCGGCGGTCTTCTCGGACGGCTCGTTCTGCTACATCCCGAAGGGCGTTCGCTGCCCGATGGAGCTTTCGACCTACTTCCGAATCAACGAGGCCAACACGGGTCAGTTCGAGCGGACGCTGATCGTCTGCGAGGACGGCGGCTACGTCTCCTACATGGAGGGCTGTACGGCGCCGATGCGCGAGGAGTACCAGCTCCACGCTGCCATCGTCGAGATCGTGGCCCACGACGACGCTGAGGTCAAGTACTCGACGGTCCAGAACTGGTACCCCGGCTCGGCGGAGGGCAAAGGCGGCGTCTACAACTTCGTGACCAAGCGGGCGCTCTGCTCAGGCCGGAACTCGAAGGTGACGTGGACCCAGTTGGAGACGGGCAGCGCGATCACCTGGAAGTACCCGTCCTGCATCCTCAAGGGCGACGGCTCCGTCGGCGAGTTCTACTCGGTGGCCTTCACCAAGGACTTCCAGCAGGCCGACACTGGGACCAAGATGATCCACCTGGGCAAGAACACCCGGAGCACGATCATCTCGAAGGGCATCTCGGCGGGGCAGTCCAACAACTCGTACCGCGGCCTCGTCCGCGTGAACAAGAACGCGACGGGAGCTCGCAACTTCAGCCAGTGCGACTCGCTGCTGATCGGCGACCAGTGCGGGGCCCACACGTTCCCCTACATCGAGATCCACAACGACACCGCCCAGGTGGAGCACGAGGCGACGACCTCGAAGGTCGGCGAAGACCAGATGTTCTACTGCCAGGCTCGCGGCATCTCGGAGCAGGACGCGCTCAACCTCATCGTCAACGGCTACGCCAAGGAGATCCTGGCCAAGCTGCCGATGGAGTTCGCCGTCGAGGCCCAGAAGCTCCTCTCCGTCCAGCTCGAAGGCAGCGTCGGCTAG
- a CDS encoding molybdenum ABC transporter permease produces the protein MSPADWAAVAVSLRVAVAATLLAVGPSLLLGWVLAHRRGIGASVLGFLVLLPLVLPPVVTGYALLLVLPRTLVFTWWAGVLASAIVGLPLFVQLARAGFESVDPVLIEAARVDGASRWDVAWRVVAPLSSSAIAAGAVLHFARALGEFGATLVVAGNLPGRTQTVPLALFSRLQQVGGEAASVRLAVVAVALAAVSLGASRLLLRRWGRGAAP, from the coding sequence ATGAGCCCGGCCGACTGGGCGGCAGTCGCCGTGAGCCTCCGGGTGGCCGTGGCGGCCACCCTACTCGCGGTCGGCCCCAGCCTCCTGCTCGGCTGGGTCCTCGCGCACCGACGAGGGATCGGGGCGAGCGTCCTCGGGTTTCTGGTGCTGCTTCCGCTCGTCCTGCCGCCGGTCGTGACGGGGTACGCGCTGCTTCTGGTGCTCCCACGGACGCTGGTGTTCACCTGGTGGGCGGGCGTGCTGGCATCGGCCATCGTCGGGTTGCCGTTGTTCGTGCAACTGGCGCGGGCGGGGTTCGAGTCGGTGGATCCCGTGCTGATCGAGGCGGCACGGGTGGACGGTGCCTCGCGGTGGGACGTGGCGTGGCGAGTGGTCGCCCCGCTGTCATCGTCGGCGATCGCGGCCGGTGCGGTGCTCCACTTTGCGCGGGCCCTCGGCGAGTTCGGGGCGACGCTGGTGGTCGCGGGCAACCTCCCCGGTCGGACGCAGACCGTCCCGCTGGCCCTGTTCAGCCGCCTCCAGCAGGTCGGAGGAGAGGCCGCCTCGGTCAGGCTGGCGGTGGTGGCGGTGGCGCTCGCGGCCGTGAGTCTGGGCGCGTCGCGCCTCTTGCTCCGGCGGTGGGGACGCGGCGCGGCGCCGTAG
- a CDS encoding zinc ribbon domain-containing protein produces the protein MTACDSCGASVPSGAAVCDLCGTPVTTTPLEGTPSPDHAQSGPGNACPHCGHVAPAGSRFCNACGEPLPTDAEDAVVLPPASNGAPTVRPSSDAGRRALAVVGIGAGLVIGLYLLTVFAPRPEPAPPADPQAEIGQAAPIPDGAPPLADSLQTPADQFAALGTADGWYESGRYYLTAAFQSVQTDPTSSVRWARRAIEDFEKSLALAEDPRVRVALAEAATFDPADPMRPIQELRTVLETDPDNLDATYLLAQRRLMIGRVDSARVALERILELAPPGTPVRERAEQDLATIDSESGG, from the coding sequence ATGACTGCCTGTGACTCGTGCGGAGCGAGCGTCCCCTCGGGGGCTGCCGTCTGCGACCTCTGCGGAACGCCGGTGACGACGACTCCCCTGGAGGGCACCCCCTCGCCAGACCATGCCCAGTCGGGCCCAGGAAACGCCTGCCCGCATTGCGGACACGTGGCTCCTGCAGGCTCGCGCTTCTGCAACGCCTGCGGGGAGCCCCTGCCGACCGACGCGGAGGACGCCGTCGTCCTGCCTCCGGCCAGCAACGGGGCCCCCACCGTCCGTCCGTCGTCCGATGCCGGGCGTCGCGCGCTGGCCGTCGTCGGCATCGGGGCGGGGCTGGTGATCGGCCTCTACCTGCTGACGGTGTTCGCCCCGCGCCCCGAGCCGGCGCCTCCCGCCGACCCACAGGCGGAGATCGGACAGGCCGCGCCGATCCCGGACGGCGCGCCGCCCCTGGCCGACTCCCTCCAGACTCCCGCCGACCAGTTCGCGGCGCTCGGTACCGCGGATGGCTGGTACGAGTCCGGCCGCTACTACCTGACGGCGGCCTTTCAGTCGGTCCAGACGGATCCGACGTCGAGCGTTCGCTGGGCGCGACGGGCGATCGAGGACTTCGAAAAAAGCCTCGCACTCGCCGAGGACCCGCGAGTTCGCGTCGCCCTCGCCGAGGCGGCCACCTTCGACCCTGCGGACCCGATGCGGCCCATCCAGGAACTCCGGACGGTGCTGGAGACCGACCCGGACAACCTCGACGCGACCTACCTGCTCGCACAGCGGCGCCTCATGATCGGGCGAGTGGACAGTGCCCGCGTGGCGCTGGAGCGGATCCTCGAACTGGCGCCTCCGGGCACCCCGGTGCGCGAGCGCGCCGAACAGGATCTGGCGACGATCGACTCCGAGTCAGGCGGGTGA
- the modA gene encoding molybdate ABC transporter substrate-binding protein — translation MTALVLWGGCASGPDASVVLAAASTGDVVHAVAQREKEAGRPTLVSVAASSVLARQIAQGAPADVFVTADPDWIDWLIERRGPVVERRVVATGRLVLVGPADAPAGASLATALASADRLALADPTHVPAGSYARESLEAAGLWDGVSTRVVPLGDVRAALAAVETGAADRAIVYASDATASERVRVLAEVPHARIVFEAALLQEPRGRRVFDALVEAGDLWADAGFDR, via the coding sequence GTGACCGCGTTGGTCTTGTGGGGCGGCTGTGCGAGCGGTCCCGATGCGTCCGTCGTCCTCGCCGCCGCCTCGACCGGGGACGTCGTGCACGCGGTCGCCCAGCGAGAGAAGGAGGCGGGCCGACCGACCCTCGTGAGCGTCGCAGCCAGCTCGGTGCTGGCGCGGCAGATCGCCCAGGGCGCACCGGCAGACGTGTTCGTGACGGCCGACCCGGACTGGATCGACTGGCTGATCGAGCGCAGGGGCCCGGTCGTCGAGCGCCGCGTCGTCGCGACGGGCCGTCTCGTGCTGGTGGGTCCGGCCGATGCCCCGGCGGGCGCCTCGCTGGCGACGGCACTGGCCTCGGCGGACCGGCTTGCGCTGGCCGACCCGACCCACGTCCCAGCGGGCTCGTATGCCCGAGAGAGCCTGGAAGCGGCCGGACTGTGGGACGGCGTCTCGACCCGGGTGGTCCCGCTCGGGGATGTGCGCGCCGCACTCGCCGCCGTCGAGACGGGTGCGGCGGACCGAGCGATCGTCTACGCGTCCGACGCGACCGCGAGCGAGCGAGTGCGCGTGCTCGCCGAGGTGCCCCATGCCCGGATCGTATTCGAGGCGGCCTTGCTGCAGGAACCGCGGGGCCGCAGAGTGTTCGACGCGCTCGTAGAGGCAGGCGATCTCTGGGCCGACGCCGGGTTCGACCGATGA
- the sufD gene encoding Fe-S cluster assembly protein SufD, giving the protein MIDLEKAPALLRHAVEALEGAFSGDGAPDPFADRRQAARTAFESAGLPTTRHEAWKYTDLRPALKPDYAPAGRATATDADLAAGSIDGLDAARVVVVNGRYDAEASDLDGLPDGVTVASLAHTLRTSPEVVADTFGAHVDLGRDAFAALNSAFSLDGLYLSVPRGVAVERPIHVVHVLTADQPTIVQTRHLIVVGEAAEARIVETYVVRGDAATFRNDLTEISAGAAAVVRHIRIQDEGDQANGVSLVQTYQERDSDVSTLTFTFATGTVRNNTVMVPAGEGGQSTLGGLYICHGDQLVDTNTLVDHVAPGCQSNELFKGIVTDRSTGVFNGKVFVQREAQQTNAYQQSQGVVLSPDAHHYSKPELEIYADDVKCSHGSTTGAIEPEHVFYLRSRGVSEADARAMLLYAFAHDVVEMVTLEPVRDHLDARIAERLK; this is encoded by the coding sequence ATGATCGATCTCGAAAAGGCTCCTGCCCTCCTCCGCCACGCCGTCGAGGCCCTCGAAGGCGCGTTCTCCGGCGACGGCGCTCCCGACCCGTTCGCCGATCGGCGTCAGGCCGCCCGCACCGCGTTCGAGTCCGCTGGGCTGCCGACGACGCGCCACGAGGCGTGGAAGTACACCGACCTCCGCCCAGCCCTCAAGCCGGACTACGCGCCGGCTGGCCGCGCCACTGCGACCGACGCCGACTTGGCTGCCGGGAGCATCGACGGGCTCGACGCCGCGCGCGTGGTGGTCGTCAACGGTCGCTACGACGCCGAGGCGTCCGACCTCGACGGCCTGCCCGACGGAGTCACGGTCGCGTCGCTCGCCCACACCCTCCGCACCTCGCCTGAGGTCGTGGCGGACACGTTCGGGGCGCACGTCGACCTGGGTCGCGATGCGTTCGCGGCGCTCAACAGCGCGTTCAGCCTGGATGGGCTCTACCTGTCGGTGCCCCGCGGGGTCGCCGTCGAGCGCCCCATCCACGTGGTCCACGTGCTCACGGCTGACCAGCCGACGATCGTCCAGACGCGGCACCTGATCGTAGTCGGCGAAGCCGCCGAGGCCCGCATCGTCGAGACCTACGTGGTCCGCGGCGACGCCGCCACGTTCCGCAACGACCTGACCGAGATCTCGGCCGGTGCTGCGGCTGTGGTGCGCCACATCCGCATCCAGGACGAGGGCGATCAGGCCAACGGCGTCTCGCTGGTCCAGACCTACCAGGAGCGCGACTCGGACGTGTCGACGCTGACGTTCACCTTCGCCACTGGCACGGTCCGCAACAACACCGTGATGGTGCCCGCCGGCGAGGGAGGGCAGTCGACGCTGGGTGGCCTCTACATCTGCCACGGCGACCAGCTGGTGGACACCAACACGCTGGTGGACCACGTCGCGCCGGGCTGCCAGTCGAACGAGCTCTTCAAGGGCATCGTCACCGACCGCTCGACGGGCGTCTTCAACGGCAAGGTGTTCGTGCAGCGCGAGGCGCAGCAGACCAACGCCTACCAGCAGAGCCAGGGCGTGGTGCTCTCGCCCGACGCGCATCACTACTCGAAGCCCGAGCTGGAGATCTACGCCGACGACGTGAAGTGCTCGCACGGGTCCACGACGGGCGCCATCGAGCCCGAGCACGTCTTCTACCTCCGCAGCCGCGGCGTCTCCGAGGCCGACGCGCGGGCCATGCTGCTCTACGCGTTCGCCCACGACGTGGTCGAGATGGTGACGCTGGAGCCGGTCCGCGACCACCTCGACGCCCGCATCGCCGAGCGGCTCAAGTAA
- a CDS encoding VOC family protein: MNLTATSLDSAYRQAERTLRKPSSAIWLRSVCVRTARFDEALDFYVTALGLTLGGLGVHPLTAQPRAQLLDAEGNQVFELVESADDTARGVHELAFGMPRRTVTLLRARLDLQGIAYTPTGDALYLRDVDGTLLRIEAL; the protein is encoded by the coding sequence ATGAACCTCACCGCTACCTCCCTCGATTCCGCGTACCGCCAGGCTGAGCGGACCCTCCGCAAGCCGAGTTCAGCGATCTGGCTCCGGAGCGTCTGCGTGCGGACCGCGCGGTTCGATGAGGCCCTCGACTTCTATGTCACCGCGCTGGGGCTGACGCTGGGAGGACTGGGCGTCCACCCGCTCACCGCGCAACCGCGCGCGCAGTTGCTCGACGCAGAGGGCAACCAGGTGTTTGAACTCGTCGAGTCGGCCGACGACACGGCGCGCGGCGTCCACGAGCTGGCGTTCGGGATGCCGCGCCGGACCGTGACGCTGCTCCGGGCGCGCCTCGACCTTCAGGGGATCGCGTACACGCCGACCGGCGACGCCCTCTACCTCCGCGACGTCGACGGAACGCTGCTCCGCATCGAAGCCCTGTAG
- a CDS encoding TPM domain-containing protein encodes MPLFTDDELTRIRDAVSQAETRTAGEIVPYVVRRSGDYAVATWRLASLGALLAGVLALATAWLYDGWGLGWLYSAWALALVMTGGGVMGGLATLLEPVRRAFAGMETLDTTVHRRAALAFLEEEVFNTRDRTGILLFVSLFEHRIEVIGDTGIDAKVEQAEWEEVVGLIRDGIRSRTLADGMVMAIERCGDLLHRRGVDIRPDDTDELPDDVRVRDE; translated from the coding sequence ATGCCGCTGTTCACCGACGACGAACTGACCCGCATCCGCGACGCCGTCAGCCAGGCCGAGACCCGGACCGCGGGCGAAATCGTGCCGTATGTGGTGCGTCGCAGCGGGGACTACGCGGTCGCCACTTGGCGCCTCGCGTCGCTCGGGGCGCTGCTGGCCGGGGTGCTGGCCCTCGCTACGGCTTGGCTGTACGACGGCTGGGGGCTGGGCTGGCTCTACTCCGCCTGGGCGCTCGCGCTCGTCATGACGGGCGGCGGCGTGATGGGGGGGCTGGCAACCCTGCTCGAACCGGTCCGGCGAGCCTTCGCCGGCATGGAGACGCTGGACACGACCGTCCACCGCCGCGCGGCTCTGGCGTTTCTGGAAGAGGAGGTGTTCAATACACGCGACCGGACCGGCATCCTGCTCTTCGTCTCGCTCTTCGAGCACCGGATCGAGGTCATCGGCGACACCGGCATCGACGCGAAGGTGGAACAGGCCGAGTGGGAGGAGGTCGTCGGGCTGATTCGCGACGGGATCCGGTCCCGGACCCTCGCCGACGGTATGGTGATGGCCATCGAGCGTTGCGGCGACCTCCTCCACCGCCGAGGGGTGGACATTCGTCCAGACGACACTGACGAGCTGCCGGACGACGTGCGCGTGCGGGACGAGTGA
- the sufC gene encoding Fe-S cluster assembly ATPase SufC: protein MALLSIDNLHASVEETEILKGLSLDIQPGEVHAIMGPNGSGKSTLAGVLAGRDDYEITEGSVTFDGEDLLEMDPEERTREGLFLAFQYPVELPGVSTHQFLRTAVNSVREHRKLEPLSVGDFIKLMREKAEFVNLDPKLTQRSVNEGFSGGEKKRAEIFQMAMLDPRLAILDETDSGLDIDALRIVSDGVNKLRAEDRSFVLITHYQRLLNYITPDYVHVLVGGRIVRSGGPELAEELEVKGYDWLLEEAATAA, encoded by the coding sequence ATGGCACTCCTTTCCATCGACAACCTCCACGCTTCCGTCGAGGAGACCGAGATCCTCAAGGGCCTCTCGCTCGACATCCAGCCCGGCGAGGTCCACGCGATCATGGGGCCCAACGGCTCCGGCAAGTCCACCCTGGCGGGCGTGCTCGCCGGCCGCGATGACTATGAGATCACGGAGGGCTCCGTCACGTTCGACGGTGAGGACCTCCTGGAGATGGACCCCGAGGAGCGGACTCGTGAGGGCCTCTTCCTGGCCTTCCAGTACCCGGTCGAGCTTCCTGGCGTCAGCACGCACCAGTTCCTGCGAACGGCCGTCAACTCGGTTCGCGAGCACCGGAAGCTGGAGCCTCTCTCGGTCGGCGACTTCATCAAGCTGATGCGTGAGAAGGCCGAGTTCGTCAACCTCGACCCGAAGCTCACCCAGCGCTCGGTCAACGAGGGCTTCTCGGGCGGCGAGAAGAAGCGCGCCGAGATCTTCCAGATGGCGATGCTCGATCCGCGCCTCGCGATTCTCGACGAGACCGACTCGGGCCTCGACATTGACGCCCTCCGGATCGTGTCGGACGGCGTCAACAAGCTGCGCGCCGAGGACCGGTCGTTCGTGCTCATCACGCACTACCAGCGTCTGCTCAACTACATCACGCCGGATTACGTCCACGTGCTCGTCGGCGGCCGGATCGTCCGCTCGGGTGGCCCCGAGCTGGCCGAGGAGTTGGAGGTGAAGGGCTACGACTGGCTGCTCGAAGAAGCCGCCACCGCGGCCTGA